The sequence taatgcatttacagtagtgtcaTGAAGAAAGAGAAAAGCCAATCCCACATACCTCAACTCTGTCCTTGTTGGAGAACTTGACATCAATTTCAACctcctgaaaaaaatggaaagatTTCAAGTTATAGTctgctcactcactcaaccactCACTCACATTACTTTgaaaaatttcaactttgtttCGAAAACTGTAAAGTCAATCCAGTATGTTGAATTATTTGAACTTGATTCATTAATTCACCTTGTAGTACAGCCAGTAGGCACCaatttgagtaatgaggctgttgtaaTATGCTCGAtgcacctcctcaaacatgagaccaccattttacgtcccttccaaaacaCAGTGCAGCACCAACCAGGGTGCCCTTTCCTAGATTCCAACCTGAGTCTCTCTTTTACCAACGAATTGGAACCATGTGCTCAATTGTATTAATTATAATAAgaataatatctggtgtatttgcagccagtaggtacccaatattTGGGTAATGATGCTGATTTACATGAtcgaggcgcctcctcgagCATGGGACCCcgttttacatgattgtacgtCCCTTCTGTCAAGTTCTGAATTCGTGGAATGCTTAGGCGGTCTACAGTATTCGGTCTTTCTTGGTGGTCTctcatccaagtactgtccaaAACACTGGGATCGGGTATTTCAACATGCCACATGGCTATGCTACAAATTGAGCTAAAGGGATatccaaaattaaaattactttctgactcaagACAAAGTGCCTACCGGAGGGAAGTCCCGTAGGGACGGGAGACATTGCTTTGTCTTGCCCAGGTCCAGCACAGTCAGGTACATGACCATGACATTGGAGAACTCAGCAAAGAAACCGAGCTTGACGTGAACCCCACAGCTCTGGAAGCAGATGTTGATGGCTTCTGGAAGCTCTGaggtaaataaaaaaatgtgagGGTAAAGGTAAGTCCCATATAGCCTTTTGAGGCCTTAACATTGTAAATTAggggcagtgagttgttatTTGCTGTGTGTAGGGTACAGCCTATCCATGCTTGTTTGATAGCTAGTAATGCAATGCTGTTTTGCTACAGCTCAAGTGTTTAGCAAAGCACACCAAATAACCcctactacagtaactgcaaaATGTGTTGGGTCCTTGTATGAGCAGAGGTTTGACACATGAGGCTAACGCCTGAaaatcttaatctccaagcagatcttgtggTACCATAAGATGGTATCATAAGATGGGAAACGAGTTTAGCCAGCAGAGAAGTTATATACAACCGCGTAGAATAAAAGTCCTCTGCctgctaaactccttccccagcttatgatactattttatgccaccgcaagatatGCTTGGAGGTTatgaagctccctcatacacaggGGCTGTTACCAGCCAAAAATGAAACCAATCCCTTGCAACATGCCTGACCTAGGGTCAACCCTAGGACTAGACAATGAATGACAAAGGAGCAAAGGACCTACCATGTGCTGCCGCCCATCTCTGGTTCCTGACACAGAACTCCTGCGTGTGGCCGTGGAAGCTGATTGGGTCCCGTAACGTCCTGTCCTCACGCAGGTCAGCCATGATCTGTGGGAACTGGACATGGGACGCCTGTTTGTCCTGTCCAACACCTGTATGGGCAGCAACAAAATTCATGGATGATATATGATCTAAATAATTATGATACTGTCACAAGATAGACCGACAATGTTGTTCCGATGTTGCTCTTTTAATCCTTGAAAGCTCTATATCTACAGAGCAGGACTTCACACTGCCAACCTCTCCGTCTCCTCACCCCCTACTCCCCCGGTCATGCGCAGTTAGCCTTGGGCATGCCTAAAACTATTGCAGTGACTCTgtcacagatacatgtacaggaatATCTAGTGGTTAACTTGTTTATGTCGAATCCTGTATTTTCTGCATGTGGTCTCAAGCCGTGATGGCTCCCCTTGAATCTCTGTCCATCACTGCTTGGAACAAtactgtctgtatgtctgtgaaAGTTTCAACTGTTGTTTGATTTGTTGCAAGATACAATGTACGTACTACTAAATGGGTGTAATATCTACACATCAGGACAGACGTTTTTCAGTTTCAGAACCCTTAGATTGTAACGTTTATAACATCAAATTAAATATGAAaggcacaatgtacatgtacatgacgtaTAAGTATAGACAGTCCATCTTGTTTTATAATTACTTCTTTACAATGCATACAACTGCATTTTTGGCAATGTACAAAGCCAAAGTGTGTCAATTATCAATTATTTCAGCATTTGAACCAGTATGTAATTTTGAAGGATACATCAATTTGGTGTAAACCCTTAGACACCAGATGACACAATATTAACattcagtacaaatgtatatcgttgtacagaaaaaaatacctTTCTGGACCTGCTCCAGCATGTGAGTGACCCGTAGTGGCTGGGTGATGTACCTCTTCAGGTATGACATGAAGATACCGTTCCGTTCTCCTTGGACTTCGAAGGCCTCAGCGTTTGAGCaactatgtaaaaaaaacccaGAAGGTTGAATTCTTTCTaataatatcattacaatcacTACAAATGGCCAACTTAATTCAATTTTACTCCGTTCGTAGATATTTCTAAGTAAAACTTCAGTAAAAGAGGACAACATAAAAAGAAAGGGCTAGGAGGCAAAATTCCATTTTGCGTCATAGACATGTATTGTTTATACAATCTCTCGCTGACTGGgtttaatgaccccctccccgagcaACATCCGCCAGCTTTATGCCCGATTGATATCAAGCTCCTTAGTGGTGGCAACTGTAGGGCATGCTGctagaaaaacaattttagtaaagctaaggccataccaatttaattagttggttctcggattttttcctaaaaaaattgaagcgacagggcgaaaaaaaaaaaaaaaaaaaaaaacttgcaacaagtctgggttcaggtccaggctggttagtccagacctgaacccatggtatacgtgtgctagaaatagttattattaataatcagttaaaattacatgcaaaattgcatgttggcataaatttgtacaatatacattaaattatgtacagttgctacagttgacagaaatgttcacaaaacatctcaaatagaccaatatagtatttttacagagatgcaatgacaacaacaacattatttaagtttgcctctagaaataaaataccattgctggaagacttatttgctctctgagttgataagaatctgtctatccaaggctctaaatatatttcatggtcaactggtgcaaattggaaacaaaattacaaatacttccactcccccaaaatacatgaacaagccaaagtactgaactacatgttgtataaaaccataggtttattctctctttttgttacatgtacaattatttgttgacaaataattaagatgcagtttgattaaacttccttagaaaaacctaatgttacatgcaatcactgaaatcagcactgaaatggtactactagtatctagcCAAATCTGCCTGCAGTTCCACTGCAAACAGCGTGGGGGCGCTTTTTTGACTTGCAGGCTCTGAAGAAGAAAGATGGCCGCCCGACATTTTccgacttcattttcatctccatTTGGAAGGCTTTTGGCATTTCAGGCttatcaaaacatgttggctatggaggtacaagagtgaaaaagtattggtgatttattgagttgtttgcttgggtgccgatttctgtgtttcaattgaaaatttgcatgtgaaagtgtgtgtgagagagagcacatgctcagccgaacttctggttctgctacgttatgttatgcccatgtgtatctcattttacgatgatttatttgttcctaaatatactttgcaacaaaaaagatatgaatcaatttGTAACAAAGGACTTAGGggtgagaaaaagtaaatgcactggtactttccagacgttctgtttctctaagggaacaaaagttttgcagcacgatttttttactgaacggaattttttttttttttaaattgggaaaatttgaagcggcgattccgagaaccaacgaattaaattggtgtggcctaatggtgGTTAGTGAGATTTTTCCCTTATCAAAATAGAATCCGTAACAAGTGCGGATATGCCGAAGCTTGATCCAGACTTACGTAGCAAAGCCAAACACCACGTTCCCCCTCGGCCTCTCGATGTCCCAGGCTTCGGAGGGTGGCTGAGAACAGTCCTTATTCCTGTGGACAAGGAATAATGTTACTAACAGTAAATCTAGAACTGTCTGTGGTATTTCATAGAACCTCTCCACCTTGAAATCAGGACACTGCAAACATGTAATACACAGAATAGAACATGGTGTATTCCTTATCAGCCTGACTGTGGATAGGATTGCCTGAAGGCCGGATGGCGATCCGACCCACTGGAGGGCTACatgggactgagggtgatgcagaatacattgtaatttgtatttcattcatGTATACCCACTCCAAAAAGTACAAATTTCATTGCAAAATGCACTTAGAAGTTGACAAAATCTAGTATCCTCTAACAAAATTAAAGTTGAAACAGAAGGCCTGAATCATGGAGTATTCATATTTCAACAGCGGCACACTTAGGGCCCACTAATTGCATTCAAATTATTCTAATAGATGAAAGACAGtatgataacccaagttataaccttgtccagaacacctgtactGAATGTGATCACGGCCAAggtatgaaatacatgtagagtaTAATTGTTTCGagcacaaacttaaaacataaGAGAAAACCTTCTGTCCTCTCCTACAGCAAATTTAGTCCCTGTGCTAGGAATACATACCTCATCCTACACATGTCCAGCAGGAGCAGgtactcatacatgtatgtcatgtcatAGTACTCGTACATGTTACAACAGGAATACATACCTCATCCTACACATGTCCAGCAGGAGCAGgtactcatacatgtatgtcatgtcatAGTACTCGTACATGTTACAACAGGAATACATACCTCATCCTACACATGTCCAGCAGGAGCAGgtactcatacatgtatgtcatgtcatAGTACTCATACATCTTACAACAGGAATACATACCTCATCCTACACATGTCCAGCAGGAGCAGgtactcatacatgtatgtcatgtcatAGTACTCATACATCTTACAACAGGAATACATACCTCATCCTACACATGTCCAGCAGGAGCAGgtactcatacatgtatgtcatgtcatAGTACTCGTACATGTTACAACAGGAATACATACCTCATCCTACACATGTCCAGCAGGAGCAGgtactcatacatgtatgtcatgtcatAGTGCTTGTACATGTTACAACAGGAATACATACCTCATCCTACACATGTCCAGCAGGAGCAGgtactcatacatgtatgtcatgtcatAGTGCTTGTACATGTTACAACAGGAATACATACCTCATCCTACACATGTCCAGCAGGAGCAGgtactcatacatgtatgtcatgtcatAGTACTCGTACATGTTACAACAGGAATACATACCTCATCCTACACATGTCCAACAGGAGCAGGTTGAGGCCTGTACTTTTCTCCTGCATCTTCTTCAGCACCATCTGAGCACACACACAGTCCGAGGCTCGGTAGGTGGCGGGCACGTCGATGGGCATCATGAACTGTTGTCCCAAGTTCTCATAGCCGTGGCCACCATAGTAGAACACACCTGCAACATGGAGATCAGAGGTTTAAGGTAAAACAGTCATCAAATATGCTCAGCCTAGAAGTACTGTATTCTCGGTACCAGACTTTCACGGTctaagaaaatttaacttgttctcggaactaaatgttcccTGTCACGGCAAGTGCGCATAAAAAAAGactgtgatttatttgttataggtaatgcctaggttacacatagccgaatttggctcccgactctctcccgactatggtttaggagtgattcgggagctagtcggctggcgttcggctgagtcggctggcgttcggctggcgttcggctgagtcggctggtgttcggctgctccatccgaatgttttgaaatgttcaaaacattcggctctgaacggcaactctggaatgggtcggttggtggtcggctggtgttcggcacggtcggctagtgttcggttggtgttcgggagtaagtcagcagtcaaattaaatcttaaccacgccatattATCattgctgacttactcccagcttgtttccaacttaccaatgatttaccccaagaccttagacaaatctctgctataCTCATtgccaagcaaaaagactattgccagaacgtagacgaatcactcccgaacttcacacgaccgacatccagctaAAAACAAGAAGACCCGataaatgccgcactggagctatatgtgatctaaatttgatctcttagtgatgtttacaaatagaacaaaggttattcttgattaaaaacgaaaatgagcactcttttgaaaatcgctgattatgtctatttcaagtcgaaaaagggtcggcaatcggttggggatcagtcgggagtgattcggcagtctgtggctagaggtcgggatggttggtgataggttagttagcatttgggacacagtcgggagtaagtcatttaccggtcgggaggtgttcggcgctaaaaaataggcgtggcctaaactggtcagactactcccgaactactgccgacttgggtcggctaagagttggctagtgttcgggagccaaagtcggctatgtgtaacctaggcataatgataagttcatgttacagtcgtcaccgtgaaaaccgtgaacataacagtacattgaaaaaatcaggaattacataCACATTTATGCATTAGCTAGTGGTAGTGCAATGTGGCTCTGCTTACCTGTACAGCCCTATGTACTCCTCTCGATAATTGTAATGGTTTATGTGCAGATCATAAACTTAGGTAAAGCAGTCACCCTCACTTGAGTTGAAGCATAATGCATTTTCAAGCACATCTAGGTAGAGGTagactacatatacatgtgtaagtgTAATTTGGCTTTTCTGCAGCTCATGTTTTGAGAGAGCACACCACATCATCCCTACTCTTCttgatacatgtaagtgtatTGGGCTCTTTTACATGCAGTCTGAGGTTTGACACTTGAGGCTTACGCCTGAATCTCCCTCATACACAGGGCTTTACTTCACCATCCAAAATGACGAATGCAATATCTCGAAACATATCCGAGTTGGGAACGACCCAGTCCTAGCAGCATCAAATTACGGCCCACGGAATTTGATTCAGATGCAAAGCTCCCTGTATACCATTGCAAAGCTCCCTGGACACCATTGCACcgacatgtacctacatgtagcaaCTATCTTTTAGAAAATCGGATAGAATTGTTATTATACTAAGTATGTAGGACCTGGTGTAGTTTCAtctgaaaaaaagagaatcATCATTTCCCAAAACTGATCatggcattactttctgactatATGCCTCGTACCATACACTCCTTCGTTCAGCAGCTCACAGAATGCCTGCACAGCGTTCGTCATGTCCTGTAGATCCAGGTTAGTCAGGGACACCACCTTAAAGTCCAGCTCGTTTCTTAAGATGTTGGACAAGGTGTAGGCATCGTTGATGGAGGCCTCCAGGTTGTCCTGGTTGCGGTAATACTGGTTGCCGATGACGAGTGCAACCTTGTCCGTAGCTGTAAAAACACATCAGGTTACGAATCACATTTGATGCAAATTTTCATACATTACTTCATTTATTGTAAAAAATACAATTAAGCTAAAAGTGATGGTAAAAACTAATGATAAATGGTATGAAGCTCTGAaaagttgtaattttttttcaattgcaaAATGATCATGATATTAACTGTAAACTTACCATAATATCGTTCAACTGGTTTCTCTGGGCCTACAAGataataaacaaaacagaactgttacaaaattatcaaaaaatgttgttgttcttaACAACCAAGATATGGCCTTCATGTGTTAAAGATTGGTGTCTGAGTGAAAACTTAAGTCTTTAATATTTCTTACATTGGCTTGATGTCTATCTGGGAATACATAGTATGCGTACACAGTATGACTATAACTTAGCCCGGGTACCATCtaggtagtagttcgctcctatgttcgcttctgctacccgtctggagacctgcacagtCAAACCTTTCGGTGCTAACGTCAAACTGGGGTGAAGTCCACCATCTGTACTTGGCTGGCTATCCATCTCCTTAAGAAAATGAGATAAATCCACTCACCGTAGTCTACATCTTTTTCTGGCAGTTTGAGCCACACAGGTTTGGACATGACGTCCCCGGCAGAGTTCGACACCCGACACTGGTATGAGCCGAGAACGTCTAATGTGACCCGCGGGATACACAGGGTGCTGCGGTCCCCACCTACATTAGGGAAAGAGAAGATGCAAAGTTCTTTTTTGTTGCATGAAAGTCTTATAGTATAGGGCTTGCAATAATTAGAATAGGTGTGCGTATTGGCCCTGCTTCTGGATGTAGAAGCTTTAAATTCCAGCTCTGTTGCTCATGCAATATGCACGCTAATGGAAAAGGTTGCGGCATGTTAAGCCAcgatccactgttcattgtatcTTTCGAAAGGAGCTGGGGGGAATTTCACCTCtaaaatgaacctgtaaatactgtacaaagcatctgtcttctctgtcacaaccagtgaaaGAATTTCTCCTCAAGTCAGTGAGCTAAACTTTTTCGACGGAGATCACTTCACTTTCACTATCCTGCAATTTGCTAAATGATTTTTGAGACTGCAGATAAAGTTTGGAAACTCAAGCCTATGAAGAAGAGTTTTATTAGGTTTAAACCTTATAGTGACTGTCAAGTGTGGAGAAATGTGTAAAACATATTATAAAATACCTGGCACAGGTTTTCCATTCTTGTACCACTGATAAAACAGCTGGCCGTGTCCTCTTGCCTCACATATGAACTTAGCTGTTCCACCTAACACACAGTCTCCAGACACTGGAGGCATCACGATCTCTGGGATacctgaaaaaattaagtgTCAAGATTACATGTAAGATGTCATGAATGTACCCAGCTCTGTCATTGCCATAGAAAACTTACCAGGCCAACCCTGGGGTTTCTTGCTCACCATTGGCCTTTCacaagtagagaaatattcaatgtacttctatcatgtcccgactTAATTTCTGTCCACCTCAATATGCCAAAATATATAATGCTTTACAGAAGAGAAGTAGTGTTATAACAATGTGAAATGCACTTCTACCAGCATATTCTGTATTAAGTGATGATGTTAGATTAGTTGTAGCTGTTAATGACACATGTTATTTGCCagacattgtacctgttacaatcgttgtgcaataaacttgacttgactttcaTAGTCTGTGGCACAAATCGAGCAGCAAGTTTCTtcgctgtttcagtagcagtgTATTTTTAAAGGGAGGGGTTGCTAACCATTCCTCTCATGTGTTTGAGGCACCTCCATGAACATAGGACttccattttatgtccctttcAAAAGACCTTTTGCGCAACCCCAACTGAGAAGCCCTTCCCAGGATGAaacttacattttgtagtttaccaaagggcacaacattagTGAGGCATGTCAGGAGATTCACACCCAGGACCTCTAGGGTCTGGGCCAAAACAGTGTACTGCATTATGCCACTCTAATACCAGGAAATAAAGCAAAGACAAGAAGACATTTGTTGACACATACCTGGAGCACAGGACTGGGTCACTGCAGGTACCGCTGTGGGGAgggaaaaatacttagaatcGTGCCACAATCTTACAGTAACTAACTGTTCTATATTTTACTTAACATTTACTGTTTAAAAAGACgcaatgcatacatgtacatatatcacCACAATTTCAATCCATGACTGTCACGGCAAAATTTCTTGACTAGACTTTCtgttttgaaatttggaaaCATAACGTTGAGCTTGATGTGATGTAAACTGGAAACACTCtcacaaagtgtaaaaacatATTCTCTCCCAATACCTCTAGCGGTGTCTCACCTTTGACACCTCAACTGGactattctacatgtatttgtatctcTAGGGTTCACACTGTTATATCATTATGAGCATTGACAGCTCCAGTCATGTACTCACCCACGGTGACCTGTGCCCCCTGTGACCACACCTCTCCTACCCTGTTCCACACCCGACAGGTGTACACTCCCTGGTCTGAGGCTTTGGCCTGGTCATACTGgaatcaattaatcaataacCAATAACTAATCAATCAACACAGGTGTACACTCCCTGGTCGGACGCTTTTGCCTGGTCATACtggaatcaatcaatcaataaccaatcaatcaaccaataaCCAATAATTCACCAATCATTGTACACTCCCTGGTCTGACGCCTTCGCCTGGTCGTACTGGAATTAATCAGtcaataaccaatcaatcaatgaataacCAATAATTCATCAATGAATGCCTGATTATTAACTAAATTTATTCATTATACTGCCCTGTTAATTCAATAAAATCAGACTAGGTACAATGACATGCACCTATCAGCATTTGGTGACTCCCCCTAGAGGGTCCAGGAATTAATGCAGGAAAAAGTGCTGAAGACATTCAGTAGTCAAAAAGTTGACACCATGAAATAGATGGCAGCTTGTTCAAGTTGTTGCCTGATGTACTGTTAGGCATGATAGGATTACTAAGGTCTAACTTTTCATCCATtcctttcttcatttcttttctttttgtttatttgttcattcattcttttatacattcattgattcataACCTATTAGGTCAGGGCACCTGGAACCctcattttacatcccttccgaaTGACCTTGCAGCCCAAACCGAGACcccaactgtgaggctgctaccagttgagccgcTGGGACATCCCTGAATTCTCTCATATCATACTCACATATATCTCCCTCCTGGTCTCCCCCTGCAGCAGTACTTTGTCCTTGTACCACTGGTAGAATGGTGCAGGTTTTCCCCGAGCTCCACAGGACAGGCTGACCGGTCCGCTCAGCGCTACTCTCACGGGGGAGGGGTGCACGGCAATGTGGGGAGGGTCATCATACTGCTCTGAGGCAtctgtaacaaaacaaaagttaatatacaaaacttttactttttgTCTCAATTTCTACAGGAAAGGGGTGCACAGCAATGCGGGGAGGGTTGTTGTTATTCAGTAGTGATCTGAGGCATCTGTAAGAATCATAAATATAGCAAAGTTTTAATGTTTATCTCAATCTTTTACAGGAGGGGGGGTGCATAGCAAGGTGGGGAGGGCTGTCATACTGCTCTGGGGCATCTGcaataaaatcaataaatatAGCAAAAGTTAAatgtttatttcaatttttgcaggagggggtacACAGCATTGTGGGGAGTAGGGGCCAAATCACATTAAACATTGGACCCcaattttacgtcccttccaaagACAGGTGCAACCCTAACCGAGATGCCCATCCGAGGATTTGAACCTGAGGGtatcccagttaccaactaattggaaccaggagctgtGAGtatgctaccagttgagctacagggacatccctcaaaacatacatcatcatcattagtgaGATCAAAACAAACGTTAAAGTCAAAGTTGCCCGtgtatctgtaacagatgcttaggggtggtgcccatctccatttctggagcccttgggccacacatttgtgcaagttaCTACAGCTGGGGGCtaagtccgctggtagtgatgtgcgTTTAACTctttctcattagtgctgagtgcaagctaataagcagagaaagcagcatgtaccattttcaaagtctttggtatgactcggtcggggatcgaactaacaacctaccgaatgcaaggtgaacactctacccactcggccattgcacaaTCAAAGTGCTCGATAAACAATTCCACAACTTACTTGTTGGAATGACTGTCAGCTGGACCCATTCGGTGAAGACATAGCTCTGCGGCTTCCTGGGGTCCCTCGAGGATACCTTATGGATCCTACAGATGTACTGCCCCGCGTCTTCGGGACAGACTTCCTCCAGTCGCAGCACGCTGTCCATTCCCGTGGCGATCTCCCGGTTGCCGTGGTACCACTGGTAGCGTGGGTACGGGAATCCGACAGCCTGACACTTCAGCTCTACTGCGTCCCCCTCCATGGATGACACTGACTCGGGCTGGCGGGTGATCTGTAACTGCTCTGTAGGATAATGTGCAGACTGAGATAtatatttctgtttgttttgtttgtattgtatacctgataaactgcctcatggcataacacacctcGTTTGCATTGAGGAGTACAATTTGCATATCATGACATCATCTACTCATGCagccctactctttttgatgtgtggtgggttcttttatgtgctcgaagtgtggctctcctcaaacaagaGACCTCACTTCCAcctaagtgaagtgaggaaagctgtgtaaagtgcctttcctaagagcACAATGTTAGGGCATGTCAGGAGATTCAGACCTAGGACCTCTGGGTCCCAGGGCCAAATACCCACCATGTTCACCTCCTGCTTTTCTTTCACCCagtcttcttcttcatttcatttctttcctATTCCTTAGATTCTTAATTCATTTGTCCTCTTTaatttcatctcattttcatttttttccttgaatttcttttttccTGAGATCATTCTTCTTTCTATCCCTATTCCTTTCATCCATCATTACTTTCTTCTACTAGTAATCTACTAGTAAacttttgtcttttctttgtttttgttttttctttcatacctTCTTGTTTGAGCAGCATGAGCGCCCTCTCGTGCTGCAGTTTCTCCAGATAGGAGATGAGTTGGCGTACAGTCTTCCCCCTCCTGCCGAGGTCCTGTAACAGCAGTTTACTGGGACTGCCTCCGCTCTGTAGGGTCGCCATGCCAAACTTCTGCTCGATCTCATGTTTTCTGAGGAGGAGACACAAGAATTATCGCCTGCTCTTAGAGCCCCCGGTGAGAGATCCCAGGTCCTGCAACAGTTTAACTGTAACTTACTGGGACTGCCACTGCTCTGTAGGGTCGCCATGCCAAACTTCTGCTCAATCTCGTGTTTCCTGTGGACAGGTGGAAGGGCGTTTGAGTTTAGTTATAACTATAAGCTTTGATATTCACACAATTGATATAGAACTTCAGAAGTTATcaagcctggataccatccggatagtagttcg comes from Branchiostoma floridae strain S238N-H82 chromosome 2, Bfl_VNyyK, whole genome shotgun sequence and encodes:
- the LOC118410545 gene encoding mucosa-associated lymphoid tissue lymphoma translocation protein 1-like, which produces MATPSHQPIDPSINICDIKPYSVFKDLCNLLDRPPCSWRNLLDVIPDKMYKKHEIEQKFGMATLQSGGSPSKLLLQDLGRRGKTVRQLISYLEKLQHERALMLLKQEEQLQITRQPESVSSMEGDAVELKCQAVGFPYPRYQWYHGNREIATGMDSVLRLEEVCPEDAGQYICRIHKVSSRDPRKPQSYVFTEWVQLTVIPTNASEQYDDPPHIAVHPSPVRVALSGPVSLSCGARGKPAPFYQWYKDKVLLQGETRREIYYDQAKASDQGVYTCRVWNRVGEVWSQGAQVTVAVPAVTQSCAPGIPEIVMPPVSGDCVLGGTAKFICEARGHGQLFYQWYKNGKPVPGGDRSTLCIPRVTLDVLGSYQCRVSNSAGDVMSKPVWLKLPEKDVDYGPEKPVERYYATDKVALVIGNQYYRNQDNLEASINDAYTLSNILRNELDFKVVSLTNLDLQDMTNAVQAFCELLNEGVYGVFYYGGHGYENLGQQFMMPIDVPATYRASDCVCAQMVLKKMQEKSTGLNLLLLDMCRMRNKDCSQPPSEAWDIERPRGNVVFGFATCSNAEAFEVQGERNGIFMSYLKRYITQPLRVTHMLEQVQKGVGQDKQASHVQFPQIMADLREDRTLRDPISFHGHTQEFCVRNQRWAAAHELPEAINICFQSCGVHVKLGFFAEFSNVMVMYLTVLDLGKTKQCLPSLRDFPPEVEIDVKFSNKDRVEDIGCCSNMVTHFQNPPKDINSVFTRVMDIQKIKGNNLELSLFLDYMIDGETLQESHPILIPKPLVSKMPIWQNPLPPRPLPPHLYPEGGFANPSFQQYPPQQYPPQPFPEYQLGPRIARESEYDFDEKTLDDLNLNT